AGCTTTCCATCATTCTGCCATTGGTCAAAGCGTTGATGGCTTTGATAACCCCGGTCCATCACACCGGTTTGACCGTCAGACAGGATCAAGCTGACGAAAGGTCTTTCAGCCCCGTTACCATCGGTAAGATAAAGCTTTCTTGGAATCGCCCGGTTCAGATCAAAACCGACGTGGACCTTCGCCTTCTTGGATTTTTTACGGTAGTCGGCCCAATGCATGGATAAGGTTGCATCGATGAGGGAACCGTCGATCCCCACCAGATCACCGAGTTCGGGATGTTGCTTGGGTAAAATCGAAGATGCCTGAGCTTGTAAGTTCTGATAGACATACATGAACTGTTCAAGTCCCCGGCTGTTGGTGGCCTCTGAGAAGCTGCTCTTTTTGATTCCGTTTTCTGGTGCGATGGCACTTTTGGCAAAATCATCTTCTTCAAGCACTTGCAGCAGGTGTTGAGCAGAATGGTGTTCTTCAAGATGAAAGTAAACCAGCGCGCGCAGATGTTCCTCAAAAGTCATCTGCAATGGTCGGTTTCCTTTGGAATCAAGAGCTGGCATCCGTGATGTTGCCTCAGTCGCTGGTTGAAAAAAAGAGAAAAACTCCAGGGCATTGAGCTTTTGGAAAGGGTCGAATGTGCGTGGCATGTATAACCTCTTGATATAATAGGGCATACAAAACGCCGCCCATATTGACGACCCAATGTCAAGCAAAAATATCGTTTAACCTGCTGATTTTAAATTATTTTTATGCAATTCCTTAACCGGATTTTACTGGAGCAAATTGATTCTACATCAAACCTTGACGATTTAATAATCCCCCCAGGTAATCGATTAGAGGCATTGTCGGGAAATCGTGCCGGCCAATATAGTGTACGAATTAATGAACAGTATCGTGTATGTTTTGAATGGAGCAATGGTAATGCAGACAACATCGAAATTATCGATTATCACAGATAATTTAGGAGGAAATATGGTTAGAGTCCCAAAATATAGAGAGCCGACGCATCCTGGAGAAATGCTGATGGAAGAATTTTTGATCCCAATGTCAATCACTCAACGTGATTTATCCAAGGCGATCCATGTTCCTTACCAGCGAATTAACGAGATTGTTAATGGGCGGCGTGGTATTACACCCAGCACTGCTTTACGCCTAGCCAAGTTCTTTAATATGTCAGAAGATTTTTGGCTGAATTTACAGCTTCGTTGGGATTTGTATCGTGCGAAACACTTCGAGGAAAAAGAACTGAGCATGATAAAGCCCTATACATCCTCTGAACATGCCGTTCATCTTTAAAGGGCTGCGAAGCTCTATCTCTCTTGTTCCAATACCTATTTTCATCTCGGTGGGTTCGGTGTCTACAACGAAAAACCATTTACAGTCGGATGACGGTTTCCGTAATCAGGTTGCAGAGCATCTCGGAGCTTTGCGATAAAAAGGCATCGAACTCTTTTTGCGCGTGTTTGCCGGCACTGTCGGAAATCACCCGCATGACGACAAACGGAATTTCGTTGATCGTACAGGTGTAACCGACGGACCCGCCTTCCATTTCGGTGCAGGCGGCGCCGAATTCGCGCTGCAGCCACTTGATCGTATCGGGATCAGATATGAAACGGTCTCCGGACACGATGGTGCCGACCATCATCGTCGGCGGCGCATCGCTGGCTTCCGTCACCCGGTCGAACGCTTCGGTGGCCGCCTGGATCATGTCCGGGTCGGCCGGAATCAGACGTTCTATATCAGCCAGTTCCCCGCGGCGCCGGCCGAATGCCGTCAAATCGATGTCGAATTGAACCACGTGGGAGGACACCACGACATCGCCCTGTGCAAGCCCTTTGAGCAGCCCGCCAGCGACGCCCCCGAAAATGATCCGTTTACACTGGAACATGTCGATCAGGATCTGGGTACAGATCGCCGCGTTGACCTTCCCCACCCCGCATTTCACAACGGTAACCGGCTGCTGTCCCAATCTCCCTTGATGAAACTCATACCGGGCTTTGGATAAGGTTGTACACTCCGCGAGCTGTTCACAGATGAGCGCGACTTCTTCATCGAGGGCACCTATGATTCCAATCATCGTTCCCCTTTTCGGCCGCTTTCGATCCTCGGCCCTGAAATCCGTTCAATGATGGCAAGCAATGCTTTATCTGGTTCAAGCTTATCAACGGCATGGCTGTCGATCAAGTACTTCCTGATCGCTGCATTTGGAATCCGTATTGTTCTTCCGCCGCGTAGGGGCGTGGTCCATCCACGCCCGATCAACAAAGGCAGAAAAAATTCAACGCCCCTTGCGCACCGCCAGCACCACATTGGCCCCGAAAATCAGCAAAGCCCCTATCCAGCCGATGGGCCCCAGTGCCGGCTCCGCCGCCAGCCACGGCCCCAGCAGGGCCGCAAGCAGGATGCGCGTAGACGAAATCACCCCGCCCTCCACGGCGGTGACGTATCGAAATCCCAGGGTGATGAGAAATTGCCCAGCGATACCGGCCCCGCCGCAAAGCACGAGGTAGTAAAGTTCCAGTCCGTCAGGCCAGAAGAAATGGCGGTGGAAACCGGCGAACATCACCACCGATCCCAGACCGAACATGTAAAACAGCACGGTGTTGGCATCGTGGTACTGCCGGCTCAAGTTGAGGTAGAAGATGGCGACCGCGGCGCAGACCCCCGAGCATAGCCCCCACAGACTGTTGATGCTAAGCCCGATGTGCCCCGGATTGAGAATCAGCCACACACCGCCCACCGCCACGACCACCATGGCCACGGCCACTGGGTCACGCTGGTGGCGGAGAATGATCCAAGACAGCATGGCCACGAATATCGGGTAGGTCATGTTGAGGATATTGGCTTCGGCCACGGAAGTATACCGAACCGCCTGGTAAAAGCAGTAAACGGCGATGCAGTTGGCCAGGGTGCGTCCGATGAGCAGATGGTAGCTCTTGGGGGCCGGCCGCTGCCGCCGAACACCCATGATCGTGCAGACCACCATGAAGCCCAGCAAAAACCTGAAAAAGGTAAAGTAGGCCGAATCGATGGAGACCGCTTCCCGCGACCAGCGAACGACCACGGTGGAGAAATAGAAACAGAAGGCCGAAGCGAATACGGCCGCGCTGCCAAGCAGACCGCGGATAAGCGGAGTTTTGGCGGGTATCGCCGGGCCGGAGGCATTGTTCATGGCAGGACTTTCAGGAGAATCTGGCTGCATTGCGCCAGCAAAGAGGGTCCGAGGCCAGATAGTCGCCGGTCAGCTGATAGGCCGCGCCCCGGCAGCCGTAGCAGCCGTCAGCCAACTCGCATTCCCGGCAGGGCCCCTTGATTGTATCGCGGTAGTTTTTCAGGTTTTTCAAGACCGAGCTGTTGGCGATGATTTCCTGAAGCAGCTGCCGGCGGATGCTGCCCAGGGGCAGGGTCACGCCCACACAGGGCATTACATCCCCTTTGGAAGTGATCAAACAGGAGAACTGGTGGCGCAGGCAGCGGTTGCCCACCAGCGGCGGCTGCACAGCCCAGGTGCGGCCGTAGCGTTCTTTATCGATGGCCGCCAGCCGTTCGAACAGCGTTTGCAGCTCCGCGGGGTCCACCTCCAGCCAGCGATTTGCGAGAGCATTGGCCTGGGGGGTAATGATTTCGAAATAGGGCGCGATGTCCTGGTCCCGCAGCCAGCACCACAAGCGGGGCAACTCTTCAAGGTTCTGGCGGCAAATGACGGTGCTCACGGCCATAAAGGCTTTTTGCGATGGATAGCCGGCCTGTTTGAGATGTTCGAAGGCCGCGGCGATTATCTGGCCGGCGCCCCGATGACCGGAGAGGCGATCCTGCAATTCGGGATCGAAGGTGTTCATTTTGAGGACCACCCGCACCCGGCGGTCGAAGAGCCAGCGGGAAAAGTCGGCGCTGATACCGCTGCCGTTGGTGAACATCTCCACATCCATGCCCTGCACCTGGATGAAATCGATCATCTCCCGGATATTAGGATAGATGCTGGGCTCGCCGCCTAAAACGATGATCCGCCGGGCGCCAAGGTCTTTTGCCTGTACCAGCACATCCCGGATCTCGTCGGGGGTCAGCTCGTCGTCGAAATAGCTTTCCGCTGGCACGTAACAATAGGGACAGCGAAAATTACAGCGCAGGCTGAACTCGATTTCCATGGTCAGCAGGCGGTTTTCCGCAGCGGCACGGGCGATGGTCCCCCTGTCGAATTCGAAGTCACACAGCCCGCGGGTACAGCCTTCCATGATTCGGCCCTTATGCTGACATTACAAAACTTGACAGACTTGTGAAAAGTTTCCGGAACTATCATTCCCGCGCATGCGGAAGTCCATGAACGTCGTAAGGGCGAAAAATTTTTCGCCCCTACCCCGCCTTGTAAACGGGAATGACAAAAAACAACGTTTGTCGATGGCAGTGGGATAGCTATTCAAATTAATCGGCCCTGTCAACCCGACACTGTCGCCGTAAGGCCTTGACCCTGATTTCCTGCTGGTATAACTGGAGGAACGCATTTCCACCGCAACCCCGGCGGCAAGACCGCCGCATCCATCCACAGGAAGCTGGCACCCCATGGCTGACGCCGAAGCTACCATCGATCCGGTAACCGCAACGATCACGCGCCTTCTGGCCGGCCCGGCCCGGCCGGGACAGGCCTTTACCATGCCTGGCTGCAACTACGACGCACTGTACCGCATGGCCAGACGGCTTAAGGCCTGTTTCAAGGACTTCCCCGACGAAAACGCGTCCATTTTCCTTTTTACGGAGGATCGCGCCGTTATGGCCGCCGCCATGCTGGCCGCCCTGGCCGGTGGGCCACAAATCCTGCTGCCCTATGCCCTATCGGAAGCGACGCTGCTGGACCTGCACCGCCTGACCGGCTTTTCGGCCATTATTGGAAAAATCGACGGCGATCCACCCGACGGCGTGCGGATCATCGACCCGGAAACCTTGACGGATGAAGTCGAAACCCTGGCTCCCAACGAGGAACCTGCCCCCGACCGCCCCTGGGTCCGCCTGTTCACCGGGGGGTCCACCGGCTCGCCCCAACTCTGGACCAAAACGCCCCGCAACCTGCTGGGCGAAGTGAACTACCTGCTCGACCGTTTTGGCATCAACAGCGGTGACCGCATTCTGGCCACGGTCCCGGCCTTTCATATTTACGGGCTGCTCTACTCCCTTTTGGCTCCCCTCTTGGCATCGGCGCGCGTTTCGGCCCTCTCCCCCTCTTTTCCCGAAGAGATCAAACAAAAGATAGCCGAAATGTCGCCCACGATCTTTGTCAGCGTACCGATTCACTATCGGGCTTTAAAGGACAACCCGCCGGACAAGGGCGCCCTGCGGCTGGCCTTTTCCTCGGCCGGCCCCCTGCCCGAAGACGACGGCCGGGCCTTTTTCGAGTCTACCGGGGTGGATCTGGTGGAAATTTACGGCTCCACGGAAACCGGCGGCATTGCCACCCGCTGCCGAAAACAGGGCGAAGCCGGCTTCATCCCTTATGACTGCATTCAGTGGCGGGTGGCCGGCGAGGAGCTGGATATTCGATCCGCATTTCTCTCCGCCGAACTGCCGGTGCGCGAAAGCGGTTGGTTCACCATGGCGGACCGGGTCAAAACCGAGAACGGCGGCTTCGTGGTCGTGGGACGGGCCGACAATATCGTCAAGGTGGGCGGCAATCGGGTGGATCTGGAAAAAGTCCGTCAGGCCATTGCGGCTATCGAAGGCGTCCGGGAGGCGATGGTGCTGTCCAATCCCGCCGACACCGGCAGGAATCAGGAAATCGTGGCCCTGGCAGCGGGCAGTCGTACCGCAGCCGAAATCCAGGAGCGATTGGTCGCGGTGCTTATGCCCCATGAACGGCCCCGCCGGGTCATCATGGTCGACAAAATTCCCATGGCAGCCACGGGCAAGCCCGACCGGCAGGTCATCCGGAAAATGTTTCAAACCCCACGGAATCGATCCGAGTCGTCAGGACGGCAGGTCCTTCAGGGCACGGATGGAAACGCAATCGGCAAAAGCTACCCCGCGGATTCCCCCATCCGTCGACTGACCGTGGCAGGCCGCCCGCCGGCCCTGAAAACCGGCAACCGGCCCGAAAGCCTGCTGGACTGGCTGGCCGCACAAGTCGAGCAACCGTGCCTGGCCAAGGCCGATATGGCCTCGCTGCGGCAGTTGAGCCGGTACCGTCGCAGTCTTACGGACTTCACCCTGGTGGTGCATGAGGAAACCGGCATCCAACGAATTATAGAAGGAGCGCAGCCTGCCAGCCTCGGCTTTGCCGTGGATCTGGGAACGACCGCCCTGGTCGGCTACCTGTGCGATTTGCAGACGGGGGAGGTGCTGGCCGCCGAGACCTTGGCCAATCCCCAGCAGCGCTTCGGAGAAGATGTGACCAGCCGCATCAGCGCAATCAACGAAACACCAGAACACCTTGAGCAGATGCAGCAGCTTGCCGCAGAGGGCATCAATCTTCTCATGACGCGCTGCCTGGAAAAGGTCGGAAGCGAAGCTACGGTTATCGATGAGGTGGCCGTGTGCGGCAACACCACCATGCAGCAAATCTTCACCGGGCTTCATCCCTGCGGGCTGGATGTTTCCCCAAATTTTCCGCTGACCCTGACGCCGCCGGCCGTAAGCGCAGGCAGTCTGGGCCTGGCCGTCGATCCAACCGTGCCCGTATTTCTCATGCCCGTTGTCTCCGGTTTCGTGGGCGGCGATACGATGGCCGCCGTCATGGCCGACCGCCCCCATGAAAGAGAGGAAACCACCCTGATCGTGGATCTCGGTGCCAACGGTAAAATGGTGCTGGGCAATGACAAAAGGTTGTGGGCCACCGGCTTCGACACAGGACCGGCTCCGGAGGGCGTCCTTGGTGCGGGGATCGAAGTTCTCATGCGTAAGGCCGGCATCGCAACCATCGACCGCGTCATCCTGACAGGCGCCCTTGGATGCCGCTTCGACTGGGAACACGCCCTGGCCATCGGCATGCTGCCGCCGGCCGTGGCACAGGCAGAAATTCTCCCTGCGGACAACCTGGCCGGCGTCGGCGTGGTGATGGCCCTGCTGGACAAAAAGATCCGCTTGAAAGCCCGGGACCTGTGCCGCCGAATCCGCTACCTGGAAATAGCCTCCAATCACTGACCACCGTTCACTGTTCACTGTTCACCGATCACCGATCACTGATCACCGGTCACAGTTCACTGAACGACCGCCGTGCACTTGATCTCCACGCACGCGCCCTTGGGCAGAGCACTCACCTCGATGACCGCGCGCGCCGGCGGGCTGGCGGAAAAGTACTCGGCGTAAATGGCGTTGAAATCGGCAAACCGGCCCATATCCGTTAAAAACACCTCCACGGCTGTTGCCTGCTCCATGCTGCTTCCGGCAGCCGTCAGGATCTGCCTGAGGTTTTCCAGGGCCTGACGGGCCTGGCTTTCCAGGTCATCTCCCACCAGATCGCCGGTGGCCGGGTCCATCCCCAACTGCCCGCTGACAAAAACGAAAGGTGGCGCCACCACGGCCTGGGAATAGGGTCCGATGGCCGCCGGGGCCTTGTCTGTTTTAACGGTCTGCAATGTCATCATCAAACTCCTTTGATTTTTGATTTCAGCGTATTCGATATCGCTTATCGTTCATCGTCATTTGTCGTCAGCGCCTGCACCAGGGCCCGTCCCGCATCGTAGGCCTC
This window of the uncultured Desulfosarcina sp. genome carries:
- a CDS encoding type II toxin-antitoxin system RelE/ParE family toxin, producing MQFLNRILLEQIDSTSNLDDLIIPPGNRLEALSGNRAGQYSVRINEQYRVCFEWSNGNADNIEIIDYHR
- a CDS encoding HigA family addiction module antitoxin; the protein is MQTTSKLSIITDNLGGNMVRVPKYREPTHPGEMLMEEFLIPMSITQRDLSKAIHVPYQRINEIVNGRRGITPSTALRLAKFFNMSEDFWLNLQLRWDLYRAKHFEEKELSMIKPYTSSEHAVHL
- a CDS encoding 5'-methylthioadenosine/adenosylhomocysteine nucleosidase, whose translation is MIGIIGALDEEVALICEQLAECTTLSKARYEFHQGRLGQQPVTVVKCGVGKVNAAICTQILIDMFQCKRIIFGGVAGGLLKGLAQGDVVVSSHVVQFDIDLTAFGRRRGELADIERLIPADPDMIQAATEAFDRVTEASDAPPTMMVGTIVSGDRFISDPDTIKWLQREFGAACTEMEGGSVGYTCTINEIPFVVMRVISDSAGKHAQKEFDAFLSQSSEMLCNLITETVIRL
- a CDS encoding DMT family transporter, which produces MNNASGPAIPAKTPLIRGLLGSAAVFASAFCFYFSTVVVRWSREAVSIDSAYFTFFRFLLGFMVVCTIMGVRRQRPAPKSYHLLIGRTLANCIAVYCFYQAVRYTSVAEANILNMTYPIFVAMLSWIILRHQRDPVAVAMVVVAVGGVWLILNPGHIGLSINSLWGLCSGVCAAVAIFYLNLSRQYHDANTVLFYMFGLGSVVMFAGFHRHFFWPDGLELYYLVLCGGAGIAGQFLITLGFRYVTAVEGGVISSTRILLAALLGPWLAAEPALGPIGWIGALLIFGANVVLAVRKGR
- a CDS encoding radical SAM protein, coding for MEGCTRGLCDFEFDRGTIARAAAENRLLTMEIEFSLRCNFRCPYCYVPAESYFDDELTPDEIRDVLVQAKDLGARRIIVLGGEPSIYPNIREMIDFIQVQGMDVEMFTNGSGISADFSRWLFDRRVRVVLKMNTFDPELQDRLSGHRGAGQIIAAAFEHLKQAGYPSQKAFMAVSTVICRQNLEELPRLWCWLRDQDIAPYFEIITPQANALANRWLEVDPAELQTLFERLAAIDKERYGRTWAVQPPLVGNRCLRHQFSCLITSKGDVMPCVGVTLPLGSIRRQLLQEIIANSSVLKNLKNYRDTIKGPCRECELADGCYGCRGAAYQLTGDYLASDPLCWRNAARFS
- a CDS encoding AMP-binding protein, producing MADAEATIDPVTATITRLLAGPARPGQAFTMPGCNYDALYRMARRLKACFKDFPDENASIFLFTEDRAVMAAAMLAALAGGPQILLPYALSEATLLDLHRLTGFSAIIGKIDGDPPDGVRIIDPETLTDEVETLAPNEEPAPDRPWVRLFTGGSTGSPQLWTKTPRNLLGEVNYLLDRFGINSGDRILATVPAFHIYGLLYSLLAPLLASARVSALSPSFPEEIKQKIAEMSPTIFVSVPIHYRALKDNPPDKGALRLAFSSAGPLPEDDGRAFFESTGVDLVEIYGSTETGGIATRCRKQGEAGFIPYDCIQWRVAGEELDIRSAFLSAELPVRESGWFTMADRVKTENGGFVVVGRADNIVKVGGNRVDLEKVRQAIAAIEGVREAMVLSNPADTGRNQEIVALAAGSRTAAEIQERLVAVLMPHERPRRVIMVDKIPMAATGKPDRQVIRKMFQTPRNRSESSGRQVLQGTDGNAIGKSYPADSPIRRLTVAGRPPALKTGNRPESLLDWLAAQVEQPCLAKADMASLRQLSRYRRSLTDFTLVVHEETGIQRIIEGAQPASLGFAVDLGTTALVGYLCDLQTGEVLAAETLANPQQRFGEDVTSRISAINETPEHLEQMQQLAAEGINLLMTRCLEKVGSEATVIDEVAVCGNTTMQQIFTGLHPCGLDVSPNFPLTLTPPAVSAGSLGLAVDPTVPVFLMPVVSGFVGGDTMAAVMADRPHEREETTLIVDLGANGKMVLGNDKRLWATGFDTGPAPEGVLGAGIEVLMRKAGIATIDRVILTGALGCRFDWEHALAIGMLPPAVAQAEILPADNLAGVGVVMALLDKKIRLKARDLCRRIRYLEIASNH
- a CDS encoding Rid family detoxifying hydrolase; its protein translation is MMTLQTVKTDKAPAAIGPYSQAVVAPPFVFVSGQLGMDPATGDLVGDDLESQARQALENLRQILTAAGSSMEQATAVEVFLTDMGRFADFNAIYAEYFSASPPARAVIEVSALPKGACVEIKCTAVVQ